In Pirellulales bacterium, a single genomic region encodes these proteins:
- a CDS encoding four helix bundle protein, whose translation MKSFRDIKAWEKSHALTLRVYCVTATFPRDELYGLTSQLRRACSSIPTNIAEGCGRNTDGELRRFLEIAMGSASETEYHFLLARDLGYIDDTVFDELTSSVTEVKRMLAAFITKLKAVR comes from the coding sequence TTGAAAAGTTTCCGAGACATCAAAGCGTGGGAGAAATCGCATGCCCTGACCTTGCGAGTGTACTGCGTTACGGCCACATTTCCCCGGGACGAGTTGTACGGTTTGACCAGCCAACTGAGGCGGGCTTGTTCATCGATTCCTACCAACATCGCCGAAGGCTGCGGCCGCAACACGGATGGTGAGCTGCGCCGCTTCCTGGAAATCGCCATGGGTTCCGCCAGCGAAACGGAGTACCACTTCCTTCTGGCCCGCGACCTCGGCTACATCGACGACACGGTATTTGACGAATTGACCAGTTCCGTCACCGAAGTAAAACGCATGCTTGCGGCCTTCATCACCAAACTGAAAGCTGTCCGCTGA